In the genome of Vespa crabro chromosome 1, iyVesCrab1.2, whole genome shotgun sequence, the window ggaaagaaatgtatataagCATTATTAAAGTTGCTTTTGAATAATGAaggtaaaaaatttatttttatataaaagatattcttcTTGCgtctttatatttcaaattaaaagaaatgagaagaatGATCCCTGTAATactaatatttacatttatgttaattattttggatttgttacataaaataaaatcatgtaaaaaaattataactttCTGTATACAaatgaaagtatttaaaatataaatatgatttagTCGTTACACATATATGGACTTTTATTTGAGttgtattttgtaataattttgttatataattgacagaaaatgtgaaaagccaaaaaattaaataatacattatatatatgaaaatatataaatctgtaCATGATTTATAGTcccaataaaataatttataaaaatctaacattcatttatttacagatacttatgataaaaaaaactgTAGATGTATATGTTACTTATTTCAAAAATGAATTAAGTGAAAGAATAATTTACTGTATAATTAAGCTATGTAAAATTGCGCTTTTTTCATTGACAATAAATTTTTGCAATAATTCATCTAGTGGATCAACACCATCTCGCGCTGCCTGACGTCGCATAGCTTGTTTTACTTCTTCACGGACTCCCTTATCAGCACCACGTGTTGTAATACGTCGgcctataaaatataattattttgtttaacaGTACAACATtgctttaataaaatatacatactttGTAATACTCCTGAGCCAGTAGCAATATCTAAAGACACGCCACCACCATGTTCTGTCCACAGATACGTCAATTCCTCTAAAATATCTAcgcatataatatatgattgaAATAATGGATATACAAAAGATCCACGATTAATAATCCTTTCAGTAATTATAGATAATGTGCTAGCTTCTTGCGGCCAATCAATCTGCATTAAAACTAATGCATGTCCGATAGCCAAATCTCCTACAGTTCCAggtatagaaaaattttcctaaaatatattaattataaatatataaaaaataaatcaaattacaATCGTAAAGTTCAAAATCATAGCGcaataatcgtattatatattaattttttctagtaattataaacgattttaataaatcatatagtATTTATTGCCTTTATTGCTAAAAGAAGTAGTCTGCAACAATACTGTAAAACAGGATAACGTGCAAGAGACAAGTAATGCAAATGTCGTGTGGATGGAACGGTTAAGTTATGAGATACTTTCCCACATATTGAAGGTAAAGAGCTTGCTACTAAAACAATATATTCCAGCATAccctataaaaaatatttaaattaaatgtttatacTATTTATATGACATTCTAtctaattgatttatattttagataaaCTGATATGTATTTAACATTTGAATAGTACATAACATAACACATACcttataatcttttaaaaaaaaacaagtactAGCAAACCGTAGATGAGTAGACAAAGAGGAACCTTCTTGAGATAGTCTAGTTAACACTTCATGATGTAAGCCTTTATACATAGCTAAGTCTGTTGAAAATGGATTTAACCATGCATCCAATCGTGCCTGTTGATTAagtttatctatctctctttgtaaATAATCACTACTGTGCAATAAATCCCACAATTTGACAGCAAAACCAAGACCATTACCACTGTAGTCTCCATCACTAGTTACAACAATCCCTGAATTATCTTcccttttccgtttttttaattttggctctgaatataaaaaataaaatattacttttctgtaatattttttactacaATTCTACTCTCTATaaacttaatatattataccagTAAGAGAAGAAATTAACTCTCCGAAAGCTTCTACTAAGCAATACATAGTTTCCCCATTATTAATAAGCATTGCATgttcatttaatattcttaataatactACAATTGTACACATTAGTAATTGGCGTACAATAACTTCTTCACATAAATTAGCTGCATGCACAACTGCATACTGTTGTAATTTCTCGCTATATGTTTCCCGATTCCAAGGTATGGAGAATAAATTGCTTAGTTCCCATCctaatttttttccaattaacTCCACTACATGAAAAAGTCTGTCCCATGGATACTGAATTTGTATATCTTGTGGTTGTTGTATATATGCTAAATAAAATTCCACAGCTTTACAAAGCAATCTTAATCCAAGACGAGGGTTAAGTTCAACAGGGGCAGCTCCAAGAAGTGGTAATGCATCACAAGCTAATAACCGTCTAAAACCATTTACAGCACGTCCTGGATGACTATGTTTTTCTGCAGTGAGTAGAGTTTCTACTAAACGTGgctaaaaatttttaattatattttaaataaatgattatatctttacatatacataaacaagCATCTCAAATTACTAACTCCATGTGTTGGTGTAGTTTGAGGAAATTTACGTATTAAGAGGAGTAACAATTTACAATGCTCCATTGTATCTTCACTATGATCAGCCGTCATAACTAATAAACGATGTTGTAAATCTTGAGGAATATGTTGAAACATTTGACATAAAAATTCCGTCTCTGGATCACATTGTTCAGAACGTAAACATGTAGTTaccatttctatttctttccaaATATCTCGATCATCTGGAAAATTCTGAAATCTGCTCTTACGCATAAAAGATATAagtttaattttgtttataaaaaaattttataaaattaagtaTCATACTTACATTTCACTAAAACATTTTGCAGCTTCCTTGACATTTTTTGATAGCTTCTCAATCTGGTATGCTTCaaacttaaaaaataataatctttatgtattatatattaatagtttatgactttcatgattttaataatttttatattcaaataaatttttaaatataaaaataatattttccaataatattgttaaataccTGAACTTTCGCACTATGAGGAAATAAAGACTTAGCGGTAATCAACCACGACTTTGCTGCATAAATATCACTTGATAATGCTTCTTTAGCACGCATTATTAAGTAATCCTCTTTCGATAATTGATTTTCTCCTCCGGAAGATTTTTCCAACATCGTGAAGCAAGGTGTCCCgttttcttaaaagaaaatttatatatttataatattaaatctctAATAACATCATACCATACAAGTACatcaaatacaaaaataaaaaaattaaaggttATGTTTTCATTACTCGCACGTAAATAAGtttcaaaatgattaaaatgtcTTTAGAAAGTCTAATCTATTCGCTAATATCAGGAACATCTCATGGCATTTACATGACGCTAGACAAAAAAGCttcaaattatatgaaattgtCTTCTACGTGAATTGTACAACGCGTcgctttaatttctttatccaACACTAGATGGCGTTTCATTGAGCTTGTAATGTCTTTATTGGCATGTATAAACTCTTATACGTTGAactccatatatatattaacttctatctctatcgtatttgttaatttattttctgctatatactaataacaaatattacaaatatatcattattttcgcaGCATTCTTatcaaaaaagattattacattcttcttacatttgaaaaatcaatatta includes:
- the LOC124423364 gene encoding integrator complex subunit 10 isoform X2, coding for MSRKLQNVLVKYDRDIWKEIEMVTTCLRSEQCDPETEFLCQMFQHIPQDLQHRLLVMTADHSEDTMEHCKLLLLLIRKFPQTTPTHGPRLVETLLTAEKHSHPGRAVNGFRRLLACDALPLLGAAPVELNPRLGLRLLCKAVEFYLAYIQQPQDIQIQYPWDRLFHVVELIGKKLGWELSNLFSIPWNRETYSEKLQQYAVVHAANLCEEVIVRQLLMCTIVVLLRILNEHAMLINNGETMYCLVEAFGELISSLTEPKLKKRKREDNSGIVVTSDGDYSGNGLGFAVKLWDLLHSSDYLQREIDKLNQQARLDAWLNPFSTDLAMYKGLHHEVLTRLSQEGSSLSTHLRFASTCFFLKDYKGMLEYIVLVASSLPSICGKVSHNLTVPSTRHLHYLSLARYPVLQYCCRLLLLAIKENFSIPGTVGDLAIGHALVLMQIDWPQEASTLSIITERIINRGSFVYPLFQSYIICVDILEELTYLWTEHGGGVSLDIATGSGVLQSRRITTRGADKGVREEVKQAMRRQAARDGVDPLDELLQKFIVNEKSAILHSLIIQ
- the LOC124423364 gene encoding integrator complex subunit 10 isoform X3; protein product: MVTTCLRSEQCDPETEFLCQMFQHIPQDLQHRLLVMTADHSEDTMEHCKLLLLLIRKFPQTTPTHGPRLVETLLTAEKHSHPGRAVNGFRRLLACDALPLLGAAPVELNPRLGLRLLCKAVEFYLAYIQQPQDIQIQYPWDRLFHVVELIGKKLGWELSNLFSIPWNRETYSEKLQQYAVVHAANLCEEVIVRQLLMCTIVVLLRILNEHAMLINNGETMYCLVEAFGELISSLTEPKLKKRKREDNSGIVVTSDGDYSGNGLGFAVKLWDLLHSSDYLQREIDKLNQQARLDAWLNPFSTDLAMYKGLHHEVLTRLSQEGSSLSTHLRFASTCFFLKDYKGMLEYIVLVASSLPSICGKVSHNLTVPSTRHLHYLSLARYPVLQYCCRLLLLAIKENFSIPGTVGDLAIGHALVLMQIDWPQEASTLSIITERIINRGSFVYPLFQSYIICVDILEELTYLWTEHGGGVSLDIATGSGVLQSRRITTRGADKGVREEVKQAMRRQAARDGVDPLDELLQKFIVNEKSAILHSLIIQ
- the LOC124423364 gene encoding integrator complex subunit 10 isoform X1 → MLEKSSGGENQLSKEDYLIMRAKEALSSDIYAAKSWLITAKSLFPHSAKVQFEAYQIEKLSKNVKEAAKCFSEIFQNFPDDRDIWKEIEMVTTCLRSEQCDPETEFLCQMFQHIPQDLQHRLLVMTADHSEDTMEHCKLLLLLIRKFPQTTPTHGPRLVETLLTAEKHSHPGRAVNGFRRLLACDALPLLGAAPVELNPRLGLRLLCKAVEFYLAYIQQPQDIQIQYPWDRLFHVVELIGKKLGWELSNLFSIPWNRETYSEKLQQYAVVHAANLCEEVIVRQLLMCTIVVLLRILNEHAMLINNGETMYCLVEAFGELISSLTEPKLKKRKREDNSGIVVTSDGDYSGNGLGFAVKLWDLLHSSDYLQREIDKLNQQARLDAWLNPFSTDLAMYKGLHHEVLTRLSQEGSSLSTHLRFASTCFFLKDYKGMLEYIVLVASSLPSICGKVSHNLTVPSTRHLHYLSLARYPVLQYCCRLLLLAIKENFSIPGTVGDLAIGHALVLMQIDWPQEASTLSIITERIINRGSFVYPLFQSYIICVDILEELTYLWTEHGGGVSLDIATGSGVLQSRRITTRGADKGVREEVKQAMRRQAARDGVDPLDELLQKFIVNEKSAILHSLIIQ